The nucleotide sequence TTCACTGCGAGAATGGACATGATGCCCAAACGAATTCGGTGATCAAAAAGCTTATTTATGTTTTCTATGATGCTCACTTGCAGAATTTTTCTTCGGAAATTATTGTTTTTGAATATTCATTAAACTTCCGTAGATAATATGCAAAAGTCCGAATCCTATAGTCCAAAACCAAAATCCAAATCCAGGGAAACAAGCGCAAATTAATCCAATTATTATTTCTGAAATTCCTAAATATTTAATTGTCCCGATCGTATATTTTGAAGCATTTAAAAGGGCCAGTCCGTAGAAAATAAGCATCAGCGAAGGAGCGGCTTCAATTTCGCCTTGATTCAATTTTAAAAGGATATAGGCGCCACCGGTAAGTAACGGAATCAGAAAATGAAATACTAATCGTTTTGCAGTTTCATCCCAGATCATTTCTTCGTTTTTCTTAGCTTCTTTTACTGATAGAAAGTAGGCGGTAACTAAACTAGAAATTAGAACCAGCATTAATATAATGACTATTGGTAATAGAACTTCTGGGTTTGCTGCATTTTGCTGCTCCAAAACATTAGACAAAAAGAATATTTTAGCAACCCCTGCTCCAAGGATTGCATAGATTCCTGCCATAATTCCCGACGTGCCACTGAGAGAAAGAAACCGCGAAGAGCGATTCATTAAATTCCGGATTTCAGATAAATCCTGTGAATAATCTTTATTCATATTAAAGTACTTTGAATTACAAAGTAAGTGTATAAAAATAAATTATGCAACTGAATTTTAGAATTTTATATTCTTTAAAATATAAATCCAAAAAACAATTGCATAATTTTAAATATCTTCTCGCTCTGAGCGATAGTCGAAATTTAATGCTAGCCACAGAAAGTTCTCATAGAAACCTCATGGACTCGCAAAAAAGTACTTTACTTAACTACCCAAATCGGAATTCGGGCATTAGAAGTCGAAAGTTCATTAGTAACACTACCTAGCATTAAAGATGAAATATTGTTACTTCCTTTATCAGCAACCATCAGCAAATCTGCACCACGAGCTTGTGAATGTTCCACAAGTTTTTCTGCAACACTAGATTCTTTGCTCTCTAGCGCATGTTGATGGATATCATAGGATTTATGCAAGCGCTTGATAAATTTTTCTAAGCGCTCCTCACTATGCTTTTTAATCTTAGACTTTAATGTCTCGTCTGATACGTAAGGTGAAAACTGCGCTGGTATGTGATACACATGTGCAGCAGTAATTTTGGCGTTGGTATTATCCCGAATGTAATCTACATTATTGTAAATTTTCATACAGCTTCTAGAAAAATCGGTACCTATCCAAATATCTTCAATTTTATTTTGAGTGGTCTCCGGAATAATTAATAATGGGCATTTAACCATTCGAAGTAATTTATCGGTCAGCGCGCCCGCCCCTTCATAATCGATTTTATTACCAACTAGAATCATATCGATATAATATTTATTTACGATATGATTAAAAATTGATTCAGTATAAGGATCTTCTGCGATAAGCGTATCCCATTCTACATCTGCATCAAAGCTTTTGGTAATAGTTTCAGTAAGTTCATCACCTATGATCTGCTCAAGATCTAAATCTTGTAATTGTTCCTGAAATAATTCAGAAATTGCATATTTCTTTACGTTATGCGTAAAGTACACCTTTTTTATGTTCAGCTTCTTGGCTAAAAAGGAAGCATATTTAATAAGGTGATCATCCATTGGTGATAAATCAAGCCCTACCAGTATATTATTTATATTAGTCATTTTGATCGGCTTTTTTCAGGTTTCTTTTTTGTACTATATTTTTAACGACTTCTTCGTAATTTTCTTTTTGCTTTTGCTCTTTCTTTTTATTCAGTTTTTTCATGTCTTCGCTAAGTCCTTTATATAAGGAGTAGCACATTACGAGCAGAATAAAAGCAAAGGGGAGACCTGTTACAATCGAGGCGGTCTGCAATGCTTGTAATCCACCTCCAATAAGTAAAACTGCTGCAATCGTACCTTCGGCGAATGCCCAGAAAATTCGTTGACTAATTGGAGAATCAATTTTTCCTCCTGAAGTTAGACTGTCTACTACCAAAGAACCAGAATCGGAAGAGGTTACAAAGAATCCAGCAATCAAGATCACTCCAACTACGTTAAGCACGGTGGCTAATGGAAACTGTTCTAAGAAAACGAAAAGCGCCGTAGCAACATCTTCGTTAACAGCATCTACGATAGCAGTCTCACCCAATAATGTCTGTTGGATTGAAGCACTACCAAAAGCGGAAATCCAGAAAAAAGTAATGATAGAAGGAACGATAAGTACACCTAATGTAAATTCTCTAATGGTTCTACCTTTAGAAACACGTGCAATAAAAGTTCCCACAAAAGGAGACCATGCAATCCACCAACCCCAGTAAAATACGGTCCAGTCGTTCTGCCATTTAGTGCCGGTAAAACTCTCTGTCCAGGTAGAAATCATTAAGAAATCAGAAAAATAGTTTCCTGTGTTTTGTACAAAAGATTGAAATATAAAAATAGTTGGTCCTAAAATTAAAACTAATATTAATAGAACAACTGCTATACGCATATTCCATTCACTTAAAATTCGTACACCTTTATCTACACCTAAAACTACAGATAGGGTTGCTACGGCGGTAATCCCTGCAATTAATATTACCTGAGTTGTGATATCATTGGTTATTCCAAAAACGTGTTCTATACCCGCTGCAATCTGTTGCACTCCAAAACCTAAAGAGGTTGCCAGTCCAAAAAGAGTTGCTAAAACAGCGAAAATGTCGATAACATTACCAATCCATCCATGAATTTTATCACCGATAAAGGGATAAAATACCGATCTAATTGTTAGTGGTAACCCACGAGAATAGGTGAAATAAGCCAAGGCTAAACCAACTAAAGCATAAATAGCCCAAGCATGAAATCCCCAGTGAAGAAAGGTAAAGCTCATTGCTTCACGCGCGGCTTCAACAGAACCGCCTTCTGCCATTGGTGGAGTATTAAAGTGGTTTATAGGTTCTGCAATACTCCAAAAGAGTAATCCAATTCCCATACCTGCACTAAAAAGCATCGCAAACCACGAACCTGTTTTAAATTCAGGTTTAGCATTTTGGCCACCAATTCTTAGGTTTCCAAACCGGCTAAATGCAAGATAGAGCATAAAGCCAAGGAAAATGTTTACTACAAGTATAAAAAACCACCCTCCGTTGTTGGCTACGTAATTTTGAACATTTTCGAATATTTTTTCTGCTTTTTCCTCATAAATAAGCGTTAAGACGATACTTATGATAATAATGATGGTCGAAGTAAAGAAAACAGGTCCGTTAACTTCGAGTCCGAACAAGGACTTTCCTTCATCACTTCTTTTTACTTTTTCTGCCATATTAAATTGTTAGTTGTTTAAAAATAATATCCTATGTTTATATTAAAGCGGGCTTCCCATTTTGCATCAGAATTTCCTACAGAGAAATCATCTACAAAGTTTCCGCCCAGCCAGGAATGATTGTACCCTGCGGCATAATCGATGTATGTATAGATTTGACCAGCCGTTACCAAAACTCCGGTCACGTTCATAAAAGAATCTTCAAAAGTATCCTCAGATTTGTCCATAAAACCAAAATCATTATAGAATTCCAAATTTGATATTGGTCCTATTTCAACAGGAATTTTTCTACTTACTGCTAGCGTATACATATTGAAATCTGCTGCGACCTCGTATGGAGCACCGTAGGCAGCAAATTTTAAAACGTTGCTATTCACGGTATCTGGTGTAGCGGGGTTATGTTCGATAATCATCCCTTGTGCCTTTACATTCCACTTTTCACCCAAGTATTCATAATGAAGCGCGAAACCATGATGGTCTCCTGTTTCTTCAGTATCAATATTATAAATACCACCATATTGTACCGATGTCCCTATCTGGTGATTTTTATTTTTGCCAAACTTATAAATAAATTTTCCGTTGAACTGGTTAATTTCCTTATTTCTGCCAGCAATATCGTAGGAGTATCTAGAAGGAGATACTTCAGTATTACTTCCAAATCTTAGTTCTTCGGCATTTTTGAAGAAAGCAAACTGATACTGGAAATCTTCTGAATCGTGCATATACTTAATACCCATATCATGATCGTCTTCTAATCCCACGTAGTATGAAATATTAAAAAACCAATTATGAGAATTATATTGCTGAAGTCCAAATGGTACCTGTGTTAATCCAACCTGGATTTGGTCCTGATCATTAAAATTATAACCAACCCAACCTTGTTTTAGAAATCCACCTCCAAATGATTCAGAATACAATCGATATTCTACATTTAGAAAGATGTCTTTGTAAGATCCTTTTGCGTTGATACGAAATATATCGTAACCAAAATCGCCTCCCCGTTTCTTTTGTCCCTCTTTCCAACTAGAAAGATTGTAATTAAAACGCAATGCGCCACCAATATCCAACTTCGGTTTTTCGGCTTCGTTGTCATCTTGTGCCATCACCGGGAAAAGCAAAAAAGAAATGCAGCGCTCAGGAATAATTTGTAAGTTTTAGAAAGTAAATTTTTTTTCATTCACTATGGTTTTAAATGGATTTTTGCGAAACAATAAAAAACTGCCTCAATAAACTAAAAATTAATAAACTCTTAAATCATCTTTATGAGGAATTTATAGAATTATTTGCAAATAAACATTATAAACCGAGTTTTTAGAAGTAATAACCCACATTAATGTTAAAACGAGCTTCCCATTTAACACCCGGATCACCGGTAGAAAATTCATTATCAAAATCACCACCCAGCCAAGAATGATTATATCCGGCGGCATAATCGATATAGGTACTAATAGGTCCAGAATTTATAAGTACTCCAAAGACATTCATATAGGATTCTGCAAAGCCATCAATACTTTTGTGCATATATCCAAAGTCATTATAAATCTCAATTTTTTCTACAAAATCCCTATCGACATTAATTAGGCGTGAAACACCAAAGTTATAAATTTCAAAATCTGTAGCAACTTCGTAAGGCGTACCGTAAGCGCCCATTTGAATAATATCTCTGGAATTGCCCGGGGCGTTTTCAGGATTAAATTCGGCTTTAGTTGCCTGTGCTTTTATAAACCAGTCTTCGGTTCTAAATTCATAATGAACTGCAAGGGCATAGCGATCTCCGGTTTCCTGAGTCTCTATATTGTAAATGCCGCCATATTGCGCAGAAAGTCCAATCTTATGCATTCCATCTAAATTCGGTTTGTAAACTAATTTTCCGTTGATTTGGTTTACTTCCTTATTTTTTCCGACGATATCATAAGAATATCGACTAGACGATGCAGCAGAGTTATTTCCAAATGTCAACTCTTCACCATTCTTGAAAAAAGCGGCATAATACTCAAACATATCACCTTTATAGGAATATCGAACTCCCATATCATAGTCGTCTTCGAGACCAACATAGTAAGGAAGATTTAAAAACCAGTTGTGAGAATTATAACGCTCGATCCCAAAAGGAACCTGTAATAAACCAATTTGAATTTCTTGCTCTTCATTTAAGTGATAACCTAGCCAGCCTTGTTTTAAGAAGTTTCCACCAAATGCTTCAGAGTAAAATCGATATTCTGCATTTATATAGAGATCTTTATATTCTCCTTGTACGGCAAGTCTAAATAGATCAAATCCAAAATCGCCTCCTCGTTCTTTCATCTCGGGTTTCCAGGAAGATAGGTTGTAATTGAAACGGAGGGCACCGCCAATGTCTAATTTTGGCTTAGGTTTTTCATCGCTTTTTTCTTGGGCATTGCTTTCCTGAAGTGGTAAAAAGCATAAAATAAGTAAAGCAATGCAATAGTTAGTTAGAGGTAGTTTTTGTTTCATTTATTCGGTTTTTTTTAAGTTACATTGAATTAAATTAATTCAGCATTAAATGTTTGATTTTAATATTTAATTAAACTTTCAGCAATAAAAAAGGCCCTCTAAAAAGAAGGCCTTGATATAAGTTTTGGTAAGAATTTATCCCAATTTCTTTATGATTGAGTAAGTTCAATCATGATTGCAATTTCTTCGGCAAGTTTATCTGGATTTCCATTATATCCTACAGATTTAAATTTGATACGACCATCTGGTCCTAAAACAAATTTCGTAGGAATTCCAGATACGCCATACGCATCGACAACTTTAAAATCATTGCTATCTTCAACTTTTTCGTCCATCAAAACATGAAAGTCGTAATCGTTAGATTCGATAAATTCGGTTACCGCTTTCGTACGAGCATCAGGAGCTTGTCTTTCCCAGGTATCTATAAATAGAAATTCTACGTTTGGATTATCTTTTGTGGCGACTACCGCTTTTTGCATTCCCGGGAACGAGCTTTTACAAGGCCCACACCAAGTTGCCCAAAAATCTAGAATAACAGTTTTACCTTTTAGATCGCTTAAAGCAACCTCATTACCGTCAAGGTCTTTAAGGTTAAATTTGCTAGCATCTTCGTCGATCATGGTTTTTTCAAGATCACTTTTAGCTTTAGCATGCCCTTTTTCTTCCAGCATCGCCAGTTCTTCTTCAAATCCAGAAGTGTCTCCAGTTGCGGTATAGGCTTCTTTATAGTAATCTTTTAATTTTTCAGAACCTTTATTTTCAGCAATAAATGCGGAGGCTTTTTCTTTAGCTACATCATATTGTTTGTCTTCTACTAAATATTGAATGTATTTTTCAGTAATCTCAGCATCGGCCATTTTCGATTTTGTGGCCATTTCTTGATATTTAATCGCTTCTTTTAACTGGTCCTGCTTATACATGATGGTTGCATAAGTGTCCTGATACATCGCTTTGCTATAATCTAAATTTGCTGCGTGTTGAGAAGCAGATTGTGTATTGGGCTTATCTTTAGCATCAATATTATCTAAAAGATCGAGTGATTTTTTTGATAATTTCTGTGCCTTATCTAATTCTTCATCTTCTTCGGCTAGTTTCCACGCAATACTGTTATAAACTGAAGCCGATCTCATTTTTGCTCCGATTTTTGAAGCATACTCCTGTGCTTTATCAATATCACCTTCAGTAGCTAATTCGTTGGCAAGCATAGACAGCATGTAATCTCTAAACATATTGTCTTTGCCGATTTTATCCTGATAATCTTCAAAAACTTTTTGTTTTTCCGAAGCTCCTTTTGCCTGGTACATTTTTGAATAAAAAGCCTGGCTAGCAATATTTCCTTTTGGAAATTTTTCAGGAATTAAATTTTGAAGTGAATCGGCAGCTTTTTTATTACCAACAATAGAATTCATTCTATACAAATTGGTATAATCGTCTTCTGTTAAAGAATCATTTTCTTTAGAAGCCATCATTTGTTTGTCTACAAATGCTGTTGCTTTTTCTTTATCAGATTTTATTAGGCTAACGTAATTACTGCTCCATTTTTTCTCTAATTTGGGATCTTTTTTAAAATCTGCTTCAAATTTAGAAGTAATTGAATCTTCTGGCATGTCAATATTCCCGTAGCGATCACCCTGGCTATACAAATTTGCAATTTGAGCATTGCTGCCGGTAAGCGCATTTCCTTCTTCATCGTAAAGAGGAAGAACATATCCCGCTTTCTTATTACTATCTTCTACACCATATTGTTTAAACTGAAAAGAAATTGCAGTGACAGAATCTGGTATTTTTATGCTTGAAGAATACATCTTAGCAGAATCTTTAAGCTCTAAATCTTGTGGGTAAATGCCATTGCCGGTCATAAAGTTAACAGTGCCTTTTACTTTTTCGTCTTCGGCCTGTGGGATACTATCTTTAGCGGTGTAGCTAATTTTTATGTCGTCTCCCGGTTGCGGGAATTCTTTAGAAATATGCAGCGCACCAATATCTTTTCCTTGATCTTCGGGCTCATTATTCTCGCAAGAAGTTAGAGCTGCACATAAAGCCAAAGCTGGTAATGCTAATTTTTTCATTCTGTTGGTTATTTATAAGTGGTTTAAGATTGAAAATAGTTAAAATGAATAACTATTTTATGCATAAGCGTTTATTTAACATTTAGACTGAATTTTCAATAAAATTAATTATGCTAGATGAATAACAATTAAAAATAGACTCGATTTTTGATAAAAAGATAAAGGCTCTAAATTTCTTAGAGCCTTTATCTAATATACTTCAATGAAAATTTAAACGTTTTTAAATACCGAATACTAAAATGTATTAATGGTTTGGCGAATAGCGACTAGATTCGATAACAACTTTTCCAAATATTTTAAATCAAGCATATTTGCGCCGTCACTTTTTGCATTTGCAGGATCAAAATGTGTTTCGATAAATAGACCATCTACGTTATTTACAACTCCGGCTCTGGCAATAGTTTCTATCATATCTGGTCGACCACCAGTAACACCACTGGTCTGGTTAGGTTGTTGCAAACTATGGGTTACATCCAAAACCGTTGGTGCAAATTCTCGCATGGTAGGAATTCCTCTAAAATCAACGATCATGTCTTTATAGCCAAACATGGTACCGCGATCGGTAACCATTACCTGCTCGTTATTACAATCGGTAACTTTGGTCACGGCATGTTGCATAGCTTCAGGGCTCATAAACTGTCCTTTTTTAAGGTTAACAGTTTTGCCGGTTTCAGCAGCAGCGACTACAAGATCGGTTTGTCTTACTAAAAATGCCGGAATTTGTAGAATGTCAACATATTCCGCAGCTAATTTAGCATCGTTTATTTCGTGAATATCGGTAATTGTGGGAACTTTAAAGGTCTCTGAAACTTTTCTAAGAATTTTCAGTGCTTTTTCGTCACCAATCCCCGTAAAACTATCGATTCTAGATCGATTTGCCTTTTTAAAACTTCCTTTAAAAACGTAAGGAATCTTCAGTTTATCGGTAATTTCAACAACTTTTTCAGCAATTCTCAACGCCATGTCTTCACCTTCAATAGCGCAAGGACCGGCTAGAAGAAAAAAGTTATCAGCATCAGCATTATGGATTTGTGGTATATTTTCTAATTTCATTTTCGACTAATTAAGTGAGCAAAGATAAGATTTTAAAATCCACGATTTATAATTTACCGTATATATGGCCAAATTCGAATCTTCTTATGAAAAAGGGCATAAAAAGCTTTTTGACCGGTAAAGGTCTATTATTAAGCGGAATTGTATTAGTGAGTATTGGGAGCTTTTTAGCTTACAATCAGAATGATGAAATTAATTTTTTTGCTTATTTATTTCTATTTATCGGATTTATTTATCTGGTAATTTTTAGCTATTTTAAATTGAAAGCTCTAGATTAACTCTAAGTATTTGTATTACAATTTGTTACTTTTATATTATTATTTTTCAATAATATATATTTAGGCTTTATATAGCGAAAAATAGCTGTATATTTGCGCCCTTTAAAAACAGGCTTTTATGGCAGATATTAAAAATATTGCAATTATTGCACACGTTGACCACGGTAAGACTACCCTGGTTGATAAGATCATGTATCATTGTCGTTTATTTAGAGAAAACGAAAATACTGGTGACCTTATTTTGGATAATAACGATCTTGAGAGAGAACGTGGTATTACCATTACTTCAAAAAACGTATCTGTAGTATATAAAGATACAAAGATTAACATTATTGATACTCCTGGTCACGCCGATTTTGGTGGAGAGGTAGAGCGTGTGTTAAATATGGCAGATGGTGTTTTACTTTTAGTAGATGCTTTTGAAGGGCCTATGCCACAAACTCGTTTCGTATTACAAAAAGCAATCGACCTTGGTTTAAAACCATGTGTTGTTGTAAATAAAGTAGATAAAGAAAACTGTACTCCAGACGAAGTTCACGAAAAAGTATTCGATCTTATGTTCGAACTTGGAGCAGAGGAGTGGCAGTTAGACTTCCCAACAGTATACGGTTCTGCAAAGAACAACTGGATGAGCGAAGACTGGAAAAACCAAACTGAAAATATCGAGCCATTATTAGATATGGTTATCGAACATATTCCTTCTCCAAAAGTAGATACTACTGGTACACCACAAATGCTTATTACATCTTTAGACTTTTCTTCTTTTACAGGAAGAATTGCTATTGGACGTTTGCAACGTGGAATCCTTAAAGAAGGAATGCAGGTTTCTTTGGTAAAACGTGATGGAAGCATCAAGAAAACAAAAATTAAAGAACTTCATACTTTCGAAGGTTTAGGCCGTAGAAAAATTGATGAAGTTGTGGCAGGAGATATTTGTGCGGTTGTAGGATTAGAAGGTTTTGATATTGGTGATACTATTGCTGATATAGAAAATCCTGAAGGTCTTAAAACCATCGCAATCGATGAGCCTACAATGAGTATGTTGTTCACAATTAACGATTCTCCTTTCTTTGGAAAAGATGGAAAGTTTGTGACTTCAAGACACATTAAAGACAGGCTTACTAAAGAATTAGAAAAGAACCTTGCGCTTAGAGTACACGATACCGATAGTGCCGATAAGTTTATGGTTTACGGTCGTGGTGTACTTCACTTATCTGTACTAATCGAAACGATGCGTCGTGAAGGTTACGAATTACAGATTGGGCAGCCACAGGTAATCATCAAAGAAATTGATGGTGTTAAAT is from Zunongwangia endophytica and encodes:
- a CDS encoding TlpA disulfide reductase family protein, which encodes MKKLALPALALCAALTSCENNEPEDQGKDIGALHISKEFPQPGDDIKISYTAKDSIPQAEDEKVKGTVNFMTGNGIYPQDLELKDSAKMYSSSIKIPDSVTAISFQFKQYGVEDSNKKAGYVLPLYDEEGNALTGSNAQIANLYSQGDRYGNIDMPEDSITSKFEADFKKDPKLEKKWSSNYVSLIKSDKEKATAFVDKQMMASKENDSLTEDDYTNLYRMNSIVGNKKAADSLQNLIPEKFPKGNIASQAFYSKMYQAKGASEKQKVFEDYQDKIGKDNMFRDYMLSMLANELATEGDIDKAQEYASKIGAKMRSASVYNSIAWKLAEEDEELDKAQKLSKKSLDLLDNIDAKDKPNTQSASQHAANLDYSKAMYQDTYATIMYKQDQLKEAIKYQEMATKSKMADAEITEKYIQYLVEDKQYDVAKEKASAFIAENKGSEKLKDYYKEAYTATGDTSGFEEELAMLEEKGHAKAKSDLEKTMIDEDASKFNLKDLDGNEVALSDLKGKTVILDFWATWCGPCKSSFPGMQKAVVATKDNPNVEFLFIDTWERQAPDARTKAVTEFIESNDYDFHVLMDEKVEDSNDFKVVDAYGVSGIPTKFVLGPDGRIKFKSVGYNGNPDKLAEEIAIMIELTQS
- the kdsA gene encoding 3-deoxy-8-phosphooctulonate synthase, with protein sequence MKLENIPQIHNADADNFFLLAGPCAIEGEDMALRIAEKVVEITDKLKIPYVFKGSFKKANRSRIDSFTGIGDEKALKILRKVSETFKVPTITDIHEINDAKLAAEYVDILQIPAFLVRQTDLVVAAAETGKTVNLKKGQFMSPEAMQHAVTKVTDCNNEQVMVTDRGTMFGYKDMIVDFRGIPTMREFAPTVLDVTHSLQQPNQTSGVTGGRPDMIETIARAGVVNNVDGLFIETHFDPANAKSDGANMLDLKYLEKLLSNLVAIRQTINTF
- a CDS encoding BCCT family transporter — protein: MAEKVKRSDEGKSLFGLEVNGPVFFTSTIIIIISIVLTLIYEEKAEKIFENVQNYVANNGGWFFILVVNIFLGFMLYLAFSRFGNLRIGGQNAKPEFKTGSWFAMLFSAGMGIGLLFWSIAEPINHFNTPPMAEGGSVEAAREAMSFTFLHWGFHAWAIYALVGLALAYFTYSRGLPLTIRSVFYPFIGDKIHGWIGNVIDIFAVLATLFGLATSLGFGVQQIAAGIEHVFGITNDITTQVILIAGITAVATLSVVLGVDKGVRILSEWNMRIAVVLLILVLILGPTIFIFQSFVQNTGNYFSDFLMISTWTESFTGTKWQNDWTVFYWGWWIAWSPFVGTFIARVSKGRTIREFTLGVLIVPSIITFFWISAFGSASIQQTLLGETAIVDAVNEDVATALFVFLEQFPLATVLNVVGVILIAGFFVTSSDSGSLVVDSLTSGGKIDSPISQRIFWAFAEGTIAAVLLIGGGLQALQTASIVTGLPFAFILLVMCYSLYKGLSEDMKKLNKKKEQKQKENYEEVVKNIVQKRNLKKADQND
- a CDS encoding porin; protein product: MKQKLPLTNYCIALLILCFLPLQESNAQEKSDEKPKPKLDIGGALRFNYNLSSWKPEMKERGGDFGFDLFRLAVQGEYKDLYINAEYRFYSEAFGGNFLKQGWLGYHLNEEQEIQIGLLQVPFGIERYNSHNWFLNLPYYVGLEDDYDMGVRYSYKGDMFEYYAAFFKNGEELTFGNNSAASSSRYSYDIVGKNKEVNQINGKLVYKPNLDGMHKIGLSAQYGGIYNIETQETGDRYALAVHYEFRTEDWFIKAQATKAEFNPENAPGNSRDIIQMGAYGTPYEVATDFEIYNFGVSRLINVDRDFVEKIEIYNDFGYMHKSIDGFAESYMNVFGVLINSGPISTYIDYAAGYNHSWLGGDFDNEFSTGDPGVKWEARFNINVGYYF
- a CDS encoding universal stress protein; the encoded protein is MTNINNILVGLDLSPMDDHLIKYASFLAKKLNIKKVYFTHNVKKYAISELFQEQLQDLDLEQIIGDELTETITKSFDADVEWDTLIAEDPYTESIFNHIVNKYYIDMILVGNKIDYEGAGALTDKLLRMVKCPLLIIPETTQNKIEDIWIGTDFSRSCMKIYNNVDYIRDNTNAKITAAHVYHIPAQFSPYVSDETLKSKIKKHSEERLEKFIKRLHKSYDIHQHALESKESSVAEKLVEHSQARGADLLMVADKGSNNISSLMLGSVTNELSTSNARIPIWVVK
- the typA gene encoding translational GTPase TypA, whose translation is MADIKNIAIIAHVDHGKTTLVDKIMYHCRLFRENENTGDLILDNNDLERERGITITSKNVSVVYKDTKINIIDTPGHADFGGEVERVLNMADGVLLLVDAFEGPMPQTRFVLQKAIDLGLKPCVVVNKVDKENCTPDEVHEKVFDLMFELGAEEWQLDFPTVYGSAKNNWMSEDWKNQTENIEPLLDMVIEHIPSPKVDTTGTPQMLITSLDFSSFTGRIAIGRLQRGILKEGMQVSLVKRDGSIKKTKIKELHTFEGLGRRKIDEVVAGDICAVVGLEGFDIGDTIADIENPEGLKTIAIDEPTMSMLFTINDSPFFGKDGKFVTSRHIKDRLTKELEKNLALRVHDTDSADKFMVYGRGVLHLSVLIETMRREGYELQIGQPQVIIKEIDGVKCEPVEELTIDLPENVSGRAVEFVTLRKGEMLSMEAKGDRMVCEFLIPSRGIIGLRNQLLTATAGEAIMAHRFKEYQPLKGGIPERLNGSLVSMEKGSAIPYSIDKLQDRGKFFVDPGEDIYEGQVIGENSRQDDMAVNITKTKKLSNVRSSGADDKAKIVPAIKFSLEEALEYIQKDEYVEVTPNHLRLRKIYLTENDRKRNKII